In a single window of the Gossypium hirsutum isolate 1008001.06 chromosome D02, Gossypium_hirsutum_v2.1, whole genome shotgun sequence genome:
- the LOC107908794 gene encoding uncharacterized protein: MDAFDIKLEKKNAMLKHHQLYNTANLLRFVEVFVLLVVIFRFTTTHFPVAVKNSGECFRGLSVTLVSPRFVFVVGNIIIITLFVKAGKFSSHDSTKTDLYEKFVEKSHATHPYVTEKKSVVVADEKRVVRLDVHGPKNLRRTQSENMKKTKSDKHCSQLRRLGSEKCVKCCGSEEKSTTRSCAEDGMSNEQFRNTVETFIARQKKLLREEEYSVTWKDLE; encoded by the coding sequence ATGGATGCATTTGATATTAAATTGGAGAAGAAAAATGCGATGTTGAAGCATCATCAGTTATACAACACAGCAAATTTGCTGAGATTCGTCGAGGTTTTTGTTCTTCTCGTGGTGATCTTCCGGTTTACAACAACTCATTTCCCGGTTGCCGTCAAAAACTCCGGCGAGTGTTTCCGTGGGTTATCGGTCACTCTCGTGAGTCCTCGTTTCGTTTTCGTCGTCGggaacatcatcatcatcactctCTTCGTAAAAGCCGGAAAGTTTTCGTCTCACGATTCGACGAAAACCGACCTTTACGAAAAGTTTGTCGAGAAAAGCCACGCGACCCATCCGTACGTAACCGAAAAGAAAAGCGTAGTGGTGGCCGACGAGAAAAGAGTAGTTCGTCTCGACGTGCATGGTCCAAAGAATTTACGTAGGACGCAATCGGAGAATATGAAGAAGACGAAAAGCGATAAACATTGCAGCCAACTTCGGAGGTTGGGGTCCGAAAAGTGCGTTAAATGCTGCGGTTCGGAAGAGAAATCGACGACGAGATCATGTGCCGAAGACGGAATGAGTAACGAGCAGTTTCGGAACACGGTTGAGACTTTCATTGCTAGGCAAAAGAAGCTACTAAGGGAAGAAGAGTACTCGGTGACTTGGAAAGATTTAGAGTGA
- the LOC107908179 gene encoding probable jasmonic acid carboxyl methyltransferase 2 → MKVEQVLHMNGGMGEYSYVKNSSLQGTVISMVKPMLEETITELCSAMLPGADCLKVADLGCSAGPNSLLVVSEIIDTIDETCRRLKHPPPCLQAFLNDLPGNDFNAIFKYLLPSFYDRLEIEKGNKFAINKCFVAGVAGSFYGRLFPPNSLHFVHSSYAIMWISKAPKELVTKAGTALNKDNICVAKTSPHAVFEAYLDQFKRDFTLFLRCRAGEIVPNGRMLLTTMGSIKSNDPLTIWEFVGLKLHDMVAEGLIEEEKLGSFNLPYYAASTEEIKSVIEAEGSFKLQNMEVFNVDWDDYIKKADTKQVVDKTTRATMIAKDIRAVGEPILGSHFGEDIMDDLFRRFKEDVFDYMETHKCQFVNVVMSLIKKDI, encoded by the exons ATGAAGGTAGAGCAAGTTCTTCACATGAATGGAGGAATGGGCGAATATAGCTATGTCAAAAATTCTTCTCTTCAA GGGACAGTGATATCAATGGTGAAGCCAATGCTTGAAGAAACCATAACAGAGCTTTGCAGTGCGATGCTGCCTGGTGCAGATTGCTTGAAGGTTGCAGATTTGGGTTGTTCGGCTGGACCCAATTCTCTTTTAGTGGTGTCTGAAATCATAGACACCATTGACGAAACTTGCCGAAGGTTGAAGCATCCACCGCCATGTTTACAAGCATTCTTGAATGATCTTCCTGGTAATGATTTCAACGCCATTTTTAAGTACTTGTTGCCGAGCTTTTACGACAGATTGGAGATAGAGAAAGGCAACAAGTTTGCTATAAACAAATGCTTCGTTGCGGGAGTTGCTGGGTCTTTCTATGGCAGGCTTTTTCCTCCTAATAGCTTGCACTTTGTTCATTCTTCTTATGCCATTATGTGGATCTCCAAG gcaccgaaggagttggttaCCAAAGCAGGAACAGCATTGAACAAGGACAACATTTGTGTAGCCAAAACAAGCCCTCATGCAGTGTTTGAAGCATACTTGGATCAATTCAAAAGAGATTTCACATTGTTTCTAAGGTGTCGAGCCGGTGAGATTGTCCCCAATGGTCGCATGCTTTTAACCACCATGGGCAGCATCAAGAGCAATGATCCCCTTACCATCTGGGAATTTGTTGGATTGAAACTACATGACATGGTCGCTGag GGGTTGATCGAGGAAGAAAAATTGGGATCATTCAATTTGCCATATTATGCAGCAAGTACAGAAGAAATCAAAAGTGTGATAGAAGCTGAAGGATCTTTCAAGCTGCAGAACATGGAGGTTTTCAACGTGGATTGGGACGATTACATTAAAAAAGCCGACACCAAGCAGGTGGTGGACAAGACAACAAGAGCAACAATGATTGCAAAAGACATTAGAGCAGTTGGTGAACCTATTTTGGGCAGTCATTTTGGTGAAGACATCATGGATGACTTGTTTCGTAGGTTTAAAGAAGATGTCTTTGACTACATGGAAACACATAAATGTCAATTTGTTAATGTAGTTATGTCATTGATAAAGAAGGATATATAA